In Mixophyes fleayi isolate aMixFle1 chromosome 11, aMixFle1.hap1, whole genome shotgun sequence, one DNA window encodes the following:
- the MIIP gene encoding migration and invasion-inhibitory protein isoform X2: protein MKKSLFGDEEPDLLTIRGSSSVARRAFSTPRKTSLIENPLSSTQSHPKDLSVQRLDHMASEHARDTIRIRSPVKRVTVLNSTVSNHQPSVDENFRELNSQYMDRLIDEGNIRSRDHRNPKSILLTPNRSSKRDTGRVTFLSDEPAPHTDQRSARALLGYDWIAGLLEVNSPIANKSDQFFSEIGEFRRVNKEECVHECFTESGAQDSFEEDLDPSLDTHQCVYCYRVNHRLFTSPVGAESACPICKKRRFRRHAVPDEQAYIRVSIPRSTLLPPYKYRAHRRKSFDPTDSFALPSHCLAGWENAKPSCDLRVTSLDLKNSVDPNVVSPETTSNLSMDSASYYASRARSENLLNMSRSIIFHHNKAK, encoded by the exons ATGAAGAAAAGTTTATTCGGAGATGAGGAGCCAGATCTTCTGACCATACGAGGTTCTTCTTCAGTGGCTCGGAGAGCGTTCTCCACTCCCAGGAAAACCAGTCTCATTGAGAATCCTCTGAGCTCCACGCAATCTCATCCCAAAGACCTTTCCGTTCAACGCCTGGATCACATGGCTTCAGAACATGCTAGAGACACCATTAGAATCCGCTCCCCTGTGAAACGCGTTACGGTCCTGAATTCTACTGTATCTAACCATCAACCGAGCGTAGATGAGAACTTCAGGGAATTGAATTCTCAGTATATGGACCGGTTAATAGATGAAGGAAACATCAGATCAAGAGACCACAGAAATCCAAAATCGATTCTTCTCACACCAAACAGAAGTTCCAAG AGAGATACTGGACGCGTTACTTTCCTGTCGGATGAACCCGCCCCTCACACGGACCAGCGCTCTGCACGCGCTCTGCTGGGGTACGACTGGATAGCGG GACTCCTGGAAGTGAATTCCCCAATCGCCAATAAATCCGACCAGTTCTTCTCGGAGATCGGTGAGTTCCGGCGTGTCAACAAGGAGGAATGTGTACACGAATGTTTTACGGA ATCAGGGGCACAAGACTCCTTTGAGGAAGACCTGGACCCCTCGTTGGACACTCACCAAT GCGTATACTGCTACCGAGTGAACCATCGCTTATTTACATCGCCAGTAGGCGCTGAATCCGCCTGTCCCATTTGTAAGAAGCGCAGGTTCAGGCGCCACGCGGTGCCGGACGAGCAGGCCTATATCCG GGTAAGCATTCCCAGGAGCACCCTGCTGCCTCCGTATAAATACAGGGCTCACAGGAGAAAAAGCTTCGACCCCACAGACAGCTTTGCCTTGCCGTCA CATTGTTTAGCTGGATGGGAAAATGCGAAGCCGTCCTGTGATCTCAGAGTCACCAGCTTAGACCTGAAAAACTCAGTGGATCCAAACGTGGTCTCACCAGAAACCACCAGTAATTTGAGCATG GATAGCGCATCTTACTACGCTTCGAGGGCGAGATCTGAGAATCTGCTTAATATGTCCCGCTCAATCATTTTCCACCACAATAAAGCCAAATAA
- the MIIP gene encoding migration and invasion-inhibitory protein isoform X1 encodes MSSSDQLEELRRLNKSLLERLMIKQNEINKQLSYSSKPFITRDEDIKKGWQEETALNGCGEFHMKKSLFGDEEPDLLTIRGSSSVARRAFSTPRKTSLIENPLSSTQSHPKDLSVQRLDHMASEHARDTIRIRSPVKRVTVLNSTVSNHQPSVDENFRELNSQYMDRLIDEGNIRSRDHRNPKSILLTPNRSSKRDTGRVTFLSDEPAPHTDQRSARALLGYDWIAGLLEVNSPIANKSDQFFSEIGEFRRVNKEECVHECFTESGAQDSFEEDLDPSLDTHQCVYCYRVNHRLFTSPVGAESACPICKKRRFRRHAVPDEQAYIRVSIPRSTLLPPYKYRAHRRKSFDPTDSFALPSHCLAGWENAKPSCDLRVTSLDLKNSVDPNVVSPETTSNLSMDSASYYASRARSENLLNMSRSIIFHHNKAK; translated from the exons ATGTCGTCATCTGATCAGCTTGAAGAGTTGCGTCGTTTGAATAAGTCTCTCCTGGAACGCCTGATGATAAAAcagaatgaaataaataaacagctgTCTTACTCCAGCAAACCCTTCATTACCCGAGATGAAGATATTAAGAAG GGTTGGCAAGAAGAGACTGCATTGAATGGATGTGGAGAGTTTCATATGAAGAAAAGTTTATTCGGAGATGAGGAGCCAGATCTTCTGACCATACGAGGTTCTTCTTCAGTGGCTCGGAGAGCGTTCTCCACTCCCAGGAAAACCAGTCTCATTGAGAATCCTCTGAGCTCCACGCAATCTCATCCCAAAGACCTTTCCGTTCAACGCCTGGATCACATGGCTTCAGAACATGCTAGAGACACCATTAGAATCCGCTCCCCTGTGAAACGCGTTACGGTCCTGAATTCTACTGTATCTAACCATCAACCGAGCGTAGATGAGAACTTCAGGGAATTGAATTCTCAGTATATGGACCGGTTAATAGATGAAGGAAACATCAGATCAAGAGACCACAGAAATCCAAAATCGATTCTTCTCACACCAAACAGAAGTTCCAAG AGAGATACTGGACGCGTTACTTTCCTGTCGGATGAACCCGCCCCTCACACGGACCAGCGCTCTGCACGCGCTCTGCTGGGGTACGACTGGATAGCGG GACTCCTGGAAGTGAATTCCCCAATCGCCAATAAATCCGACCAGTTCTTCTCGGAGATCGGTGAGTTCCGGCGTGTCAACAAGGAGGAATGTGTACACGAATGTTTTACGGA ATCAGGGGCACAAGACTCCTTTGAGGAAGACCTGGACCCCTCGTTGGACACTCACCAAT GCGTATACTGCTACCGAGTGAACCATCGCTTATTTACATCGCCAGTAGGCGCTGAATCCGCCTGTCCCATTTGTAAGAAGCGCAGGTTCAGGCGCCACGCGGTGCCGGACGAGCAGGCCTATATCCG GGTAAGCATTCCCAGGAGCACCCTGCTGCCTCCGTATAAATACAGGGCTCACAGGAGAAAAAGCTTCGACCCCACAGACAGCTTTGCCTTGCCGTCA CATTGTTTAGCTGGATGGGAAAATGCGAAGCCGTCCTGTGATCTCAGAGTCACCAGCTTAGACCTGAAAAACTCAGTGGATCCAAACGTGGTCTCACCAGAAACCACCAGTAATTTGAGCATG GATAGCGCATCTTACTACGCTTCGAGGGCGAGATCTGAGAATCTGCTTAATATGTCCCGCTCAATCATTTTCCACCACAATAAAGCCAAATAA